From the Rhizobium sp. ARZ01 genome, the window GACCAGCGGCAGAGAGTCGGTCGACCGCCTGCACCGCTTCGCGCGAGTGAAAGCGGGCGCGTTCGTCGGCCGTTGGCGTGGGGTAGGTGACGTTCAGGACTGTTCGCCCGATTCGGGCGGCGGCCAACTGGCCATAGTAAGTGCCGCTGAAGGTCGCCGCCTTGGCGTAATATTCCTGCGCCTGCGGTGCTTGGTCGGCGTCTGCGGCGCGGCCCATCCAGTACCAGGCGCGCGACACGGCAAGCGGCCGGTTTGAGACGCGCAAAATCTTCTGAAAATGGGCAGAGGCGGACTTTGTATCCTTCAGCCCACGCAGGGCATACCAGCCGGCGTGGAACTCCGCCTCGACCACGTCGGTCTCGCTTTTGGCAGCGTGGTTTGTGACCAAACGATAGGCTGCCTGGTAATTTCGCTGGTCGACCAGGCCACGGCTGGCGATCCGCTGCTCTACCCACCACGCCGCTGGTGCGTTGGGAATGACATCCTCGGGGAGCGAAATCGACAAAAGTCGGGCTGCCAGCTCATAGTTTTCGGCACGGTTTGCGAGTTCCGCCCGCAGGAAGGCATATGCCGGGTCCTTGTGCCATGACGGATCGACCGCCTTCACAAGGGCATCGGCGTTTTTCGCCTTGCCGATGACGGCGGCCCATGCGCGATAGAGCGATTGTGCTTGTGCCAATTCGCCGAATCGCTGCGCCTGCTGCGTCCGCTCGCGATAGAGTAGCATATCCATGCGCTTGCGATGGTCTGCAGTGGTAAGGACAGTTCCGAATTCGTCGAGAATTTTGGTCTCGGTATCCTTGTCGAGTGCGTCCTTGTGCCAGAAAGGTCGCAGCGTCTGCGCCGCCCCGGCGATGTCGCCATCTGCAAGGCGGGCGCGTGCCAACACGATGCCGCCGTCCACAGTCTCAGCGCGGGTCGTGCCGAAGGCGGCAAGAACGTTTCGGGTCGTCGGGTTTTCGCGCGCCATCGCGCGCTCCGAATTGGCGCGCAGCACCTTCAACCCGGGCCACCCCTTGAGTTCCTTCTGCGCGGCGGCGATTTCATAGGACGGAACCCCCTTCTGGCCGGAGACGGCGATGGCCCAGGTCAGGATATGTCGGTCGAGGCCGTCCTGCATGCCGTCACGAACACGCAGGGCCGTCTCGGCATCCTTGTTGGAAAGCGCATCGAGCCCATTCTTGAGGCTTGTCGATACCTGCGCCGATCCGCTCGCAAGCGGGTTGGCTGATTCACGGCTGGGTTGACCTGCGGCGAAACCGAGCGGCTTGATGCGCGGGAGCGGCGCATCGTCGGTCGGAAGCTGCGCGCTTGAAGCGGTCGTGGCGAAGCCCCCGGCCGCAAGCAGAAGGAGCACTGCGAAGCTGTTGGTCGTCGTCATGAAGGATCCGGCTCACTGATTCCCCTGCGCCGGCGGCGCAATTGAAACTGTCTCGATTGATTAACGGTTCGTTGTCTTAACGAAGTGTTACCCTGGTAATTGCCGCCTCCCGAAAGCAGCCATTCGCGCTGCCCCGCCATGTGTGCATGGCCGTCCTCAACATGCCCCGGAAATGGGAAAAACGCAGAATCCGCCGCTTGCCGCCCGATCGTCACATGATTATGGTGCGGCAGCTTTTAACCATGGAATACGGCCAAAGCGTGGGTTCAGCCCAACCGTTCTGGCCCTAGGAGTTCTGGATGTTCAACGGGTCCATACCCGCTCTCGTCACCCCCTTCACCGAAAGCGGCGCGGTCGACGAAGCCGCCTTCGCCGATCATGTCGAGTGGCAGATCGCCGAAGGCAGCCACGGGCTGGTTCCCGTTGGGACCACGGGCGAATCCCCGACACTGTCGCACGACGAACACAAGCGCGTGATCGAGTTGTGCATCGAGGTGGCGGCGAAGCGGGTGCCGGTGATCGCCGGTGCCGGTTCCAACAACACGAAAGAGGCGATCGAACTCGCCGAGCACGCCGAGAAGGCGGGCGCCGACGCCATCCTGGTGGTTACGCCCTACTATAACAAGCCGACCCAGAAGGGCTTGTTTGCGCATTTCGCGGCGATTGCCGAGGCGGTGAAGCTGCCGATCGTCATTTACAACATTCCCGGCCGTTCGGTTGTCGACATGACGCCTGAGACGATGGGCGCGCTGGCCAAGGCCTTTCCGACGATCGTCGGCGTCAAGGATGCCACCGGCAAGATCGAGCGGGTGTCCGAGCAGCGCATCGCCTGCGGCAAGGATTTTGTCCAGCTTTCCGGCGAGGATGCCACCGCGCTCGGCTTTAACGCCCACGGCGGGGTCGGTTGCATCTCGGTGACGGCAAATGTGGCCCCCCGGCTTTGTGCCGAGTTCCAGAAAACCATGCTCGCAGGCGACTACGCGAAGGCGCTTGAGTACCAGGATCGTCTGATGCCGTTGCACAAGGCGATCTTCATGGAGCCGGGCGTTTGCGGTGCAAAGTATGCGCTTAATCGCGTACGCGGCATGAACCGCGCCGTGCGTTCCCCGCTGCTTTCGACGCTCGAGCCTTCGACTGAGGCGGCACTGGACGCAGCGCTCCGGCACGCGGCCCTTTTGAACTGAGGCTGACAATGGCGACCAAGGCCAAGCCCACGACGGTCAAGAAGATCGTGGCGGAAAACCGAAAAGCCCGCTTCAACTACGAGATCGTGGATACCTGCGAGGCCGGTCTGGTGCTAACCGGAACGGAGGTCAAGTCCTTGCGGGAAGGTAAGGCCAACATCGCCGAATCTTACGCGTCCGACGAGGACGGCGAGATCTGGCTCATCAATTCCTATCTGCCGGAATACCTGCAGGCGAACCGCTTCAACCACGAGACGCGCCGCCGCCGCAAACTCCTGCTCTCCAAGCGTGAGATGCATCGGTTACAGAACGCGGTCAACCGCGAGGGCATGACGCTGGTGCCCCTGAAAATCTATTTCAACGATCGCGGCCGCGCCAAGATGGAGCTGGCGCTCGCCAAGGGCAAGAAGCTGCACGACAAGCGCGAGACCGCAAAGGAGCGCGACTGGAATCGCCAGAAAAGCCGGTTGTTGAAGGACCGCGGCTAAGCGCAAAGGCTTGGGCGCCAGTTGGCCGGTAGCAACGCCGATATTGAACTCAGCTACACAGGCCAGGTCCTGCCCCCAGCCCGCGAAAGCGGGAGAGGGAAGAGCGGTGCGGCCTGCTACTCAACGTGTAGGTGCCAGCAGCCGGAGATGAGGGGCCATACGTCCGCTAACACGGCAAAATAAGCCCAAGCCTTGACCGGGTAACCCGATCAGGCTGCCCCTGCTTTCTGCTATGGGATCAAAACTGCTGATAGAGCTTTGCTATCAGGGATTCCTGCACGGCCGGTAGCGGGGCACCCGCCGTCGACGGCGCAGCCGCATCGCGCGTCGCTGCTGGCGCCATCAATGATGACAGCAGTGACGAAAGCTGGGTGCTCTCCATGCCCAGTCGGCTCTGGGATACGCTGCTATCGGCGACGCTTTGTGTCGACGACGTCGAAGTATCGCTGCCAGATGGCCGTCCGTTAGGGCGGTAGAGGAAGGAAAAGCTGTCGTCATCCTCGAACGGATCGGAGACCGAGGGAAGCGGCTGGGCAGGCGACAGCGCGGCGAGTGCGGCAACGGCGGCTTCCGTGCGCGTGGTGATGGCCTGTGCCCGACCGGCTGAAACCTGGTGGGCGGCCCCGTTGATGTTCGATAGTGCGCTCAGCATTCCCTGACGTATCTCCTGCGTCCAGGGTTCTCGTTACCAGCATTCCGTTGAGAAAAGTTGAGCGGTTTCAGTCGGATTTTATTGCAATTCGAATGATCCCGGGTCGTTTCCGTCCCGGGATAAGTGCGGCTGACCGCTGTGTTCAGGTGGTCACCTCGTCCGCCGGGTGATCGGTCGCCCTTGCCGGACGCTCGGAAGGATCGCGGCCGATTTCCGCCTTCAACGTGACAAGGTCGATGAAGTAGTCGGCCTGACGGCGCAGGTCGTCTGCGATCATCGGCGGCTGCGTCGACAGCGTCGACACGACAGAGACCTTGCGACCCTTGCGTTGCAGGGCCTCCACCAGCGTGGTGAAGTCGCCGTCGCCGGAGAAGATCACCAGATGATCGACGGTCTCGGACTGCTCCATGGCGTCGATCGCAAGCTCGATGTCCATGTTGCCCTTGATCTTGCGGCGGCCGAGCGAGTCGGTGAACTCCTTGGCCGGCTTGGTCACGACCTTGTAGCCGTTGTAGTCGAGCCAATCGATCAGGGGACGGATCGAGGAGTATTCCTGATCCTCTATGAGCGCGGTGTAGTAGTAGGCGCGCAGCAAATAGCCGCGCTTCTGGAAGGCCTTTAACAGCTTGCGGTAGTCAATGTCGAAGCCGAGCGTGCGCGAAGCAGCGTAGAGATTGGCGCCGTCGATGAAGAGTGCGATCTTTTCGCGGGGATCAAACATTCAGCCGTATCCTTTTACCGAAAGCGCTTGAAAAATCTGGACGAGTCGGACGCGGTTAAGCATTTCCGGATCACAAACATTAAGAAGCGATCATATACGCGATTTAGGTCAGGGCCTAGAATTTTCCAAGCAAACGCAGGTTGAAAGCGGCGAATTTGTGATCGGATCGGCGTTTGCGTTGTGGAAGACGATTTGGGCCGCCCGTGGCGCCCTACGGCGCGTCGATTCCGGGCAGAGGCAGAGGAGCGGCTAAGGAAAAACTTGAATTTGCGGCCCATTGATTGTATCGGGCATGCAAACCCCGAAATTCTCGACCGCAAAGGACAGGCAATGGCCCGTGTCACAGTTGAAGACTGCATCGACAAGGTAGACAACCGCTTCGAGCTGGTTCTTCTCGCAAGCCACCGTGCGCGCCTCATCTCGCAGGGCGCTGCCATCACCGTCGATCGCGACAACGACAAGAACCCGGTCGTTGCGCTGCGCGAGATCGCCGACGAGACGCTCTCGCCGGGCGACCTCAAGGAAGACTTGATCCACTCGCTGCAGAAGCATGTCGAAGTGGACGAGCCGGAGCCCGATGCAGCTTCCATTGCTGCCGACGAAGCTGCCGGTTTCGTGGTCGCGGAAGACGAAGATGACCAGCCGGAGGTCGTCACCTTCGACCGCATGTCCGAGGAAGAACTGCTCGCCGGCATCGAGGGCCTTGTTCCCCCGGAGAAGAGCGACGACTATTGATGAAGGACTAGCCGTGTCTGGTCAGTGAAGTGCAGTGCGCCGTCCTTACGATCGGCGCACTTTTTCGTTGTAGGCGTATGATCGCGAATTTCAGTGTCGATTTTCGGATCGGATTGTGCGCAGATTCAAAATGTTACTGCGTCCTGAGCCTGTCCGGTCGGACGTGCGGCGCAGTAGGAGTGACAGCCGGATGATGCGCCAATATGAACTCGTCGAGCGGGTTCAGAAGTACAAGCCCGATGCGAACGAGGCCCTGCTGAACAAGGCCTACGTCTACGCCATGCAGAAACATGGCCAGCAGAAGCGGGCAAGCGGCGACCCCTATATCTCCCATCCGCTCGAGGTGGCGGCCATCCTGACGGATATGAAGCTCGACGAGTCGACCATCGCGGTCGCTCTCCTGCACGATACGATCGAGGATACGACGGCAACCCGCGCCGAGATCGACGAGCTCTTCGGTGAGGACATCGGCGCACTTGTCGAGGGCCTCACGAAGATCAAGAAGCTCGACCTCGTCACCAAGAAGGCCAAGCAGGCGGAAAACCTGCGCAAGCTCTTGCTGGCGATCTCCGACGACGTGCGCGTGCTGCTCGTCAAGCTTGCCGACCGCCTCCACAACATGCGCACGCTCGACCATATGTCGGCCGAGAAGAAGGCGCGCATTTCCGAGGAGACGATGGACATCTATGCGCCGCTCGCCGGCCGCATGGGCATGCAGGACATGCGCGAGGAACTGGAAGACCTCGCCTTCCGCCACATCAATCCCGAAGCCTACGAGACGGTCACCCGCCGGCTCGCGGAGATGTCGCAGCGCAACGAGGGCCTCATTCGCAAAATCGAGGCGGAGCTTGGCGAACTGCTGGTTGCCAACGGGCTGACGACGGCCGTCGTCAGGGGGCGGCAGAAGAAGCCCTATTCGGTGTTCCGCAAGATGCAGTCGAAGTCGCTCTCCTTCGAGCAGTTGTCGGACGTCTATGCCTTCCGCATCCTGGTCGACGACGCTCCCTCCTGCTATCGCGCGCTCGGCATCGTGCACACGCGCTGGCGTGTCGTGCCGGGGCGTTTCAAGGACTACATCTCGACGCCAAAGCAGAACGATTACCAGTCGATCCACACCACGATCATCGGCCCGTCGCGCCAGCGCATCGAGCTGCAGATCCGCACGAAGCGCATGCATGATATCGCCGAATACGGCATCGCCGCCCATGCGCTCTACAAGGACGGACATGTGAACGGCAACGGCAACGGCGACAAGAACGCGCTGCCGTCCAACGCCTATTCGATGCTGCGCCGTACGATCGAATCGCTGGCTGAAGGCGACAATCCCGAGGAATTCCTCGAACACACGAAGCTCGAACTGTTTCAGGACCAGGTGTTCTGCTTTACCCCCAAGGGGCAGCTGATCACGCTGCCGAGAGGCGCAACGCCGATCGATTTCGCCTATGCCGTCCACACGAACATCGGCGATACCTGTGTGGGCGCGAAGATCAACGGGCGCATTATGCCGCTCGTCACCCGCCTGAACAATGGCGATGAGGTCGAAATCATCCGCTCCGGCATCCAGGTGCCGCCACCGGCCTGGGAAGAGATCGTCGTCACCGGCAAGGCGCGTGCAGCGATCCGCAGGGCAACGCGCGCGGCTGTGCGCAAGCAATACTCCGGGCTCGGCTATCGCATTATCGAGCGCACCTTCGATCGGGCGGGCAAGACCTTCTCGCGCGACGCCCTGAAGCCGGTCCTGCATCGTCTCGGCCACAAGGAGGTCGAGGATGCGATCGCCGCGGTGGGCCGCGGAGAACTCTCCTCCCTCGATGTGCTGCGCGCGGTCTTTCCCGATCATCAGGACGAACGGGTGACCGTGAAACCCAACCAGGAGGAGGGTTGGTTTCCGATGCGCAGCGCCGCCGGCATGGTGTTCAAGCTGCCGGGCAAGTCGAAAGCGCAAGTCGATGCGGCGATGGGGGCAGGGCCGGAGGCGCTGCCCATCCGGGGGCTTTCCGGCAACGCCGAGGTGCATTTCTCAGAAGGCGGCGCAGTCCCCGGCGATCGCATCGTCGGCATTATGGAAAAGGACAAGGGCATCACGATCTATCCGATCCAGTCGCCGGCGCTGCAGAAATTCGATGACGAGCCGGAGCGCTGGATCGATGTCCGCTGGGACCTCGACGAGGCCAACAACACCCGCTTCATGGCGCGCATCCTGATCAATCAGTTGAACGAGCCCGGGTCGCTTGCGGAGGTGACGCAGGTGATCGCCACCGGCGACGTCAACATCCGTTCGATGTCGATGACGCGTGTGGCCGCCGACTTCACCGAGGTACAGATGGACCTTGAGGTGTGGGACCTTCGCCAGCTGAACCAGATCATCAGTCAGATCAAGGAACTGCACTGCGTTTCTACGGTGAACCGCGTGTTCGCGTAGTCCGCACGTGTGCTTTCTATGCAGAAATTGCGCATCCTTGCCAAAATAAATGCAGGGATGCCTAGGTTTTGATCTTTCGATATGCGCTCTGTGCATGTCTGGGATTTGTTACTAGCGCTGGTTGCTTCAGGTCGTTTTTCTTATCTCTTTGTTCGGGAGGGCAAAACCAAAAGGGGTTTAGCCAATGTTGAAGCAGCTCAAGAATTTCACGCGCGCCCTGCGCCTGCCGACTTCCGCCGACCGCGAGGTGGCATATCTCAACGGCGCAGTCGACCGCATCGATCTCGAATATCGCCAGCGGCAGATCGACCGCGGCCTGTTCCGCAAGTACTACTAAGGTCCGCGACTTTCGTGGCGCAGCAGCTTGCGTGCGCCACTCCTCGGCATGCATTGCGCGACAGCGAGTTCGTTTTCTCTGAAACGAGCGCGCGCCAGCATGCTGTAGTTGCGCATTTTCCGCGATTTCGATTTTCGCGGATATGCGCTATGTCAGGCCTATGTTGTTCCGACGCCGAAAACCGGCAACCTGGCGTGACCGGGTCCGTGAGTTCTTCTGGCCGCGAAAGGGCCTTAATCGACCGTTCCGTTACCTCGGAAAGCGGATCCTGAGGCTGTCCGCCTCACCGCACGCGGTTGCAATCGGCGTCGCCGCGGGCACATTGGCCGCCTTCACTCCCTTCCTGGGCTTGCATGTCGTCGTCGCGGTCGCGCTGGCCTATGCGCTGGCCGGCAACCTCGTGGCGGCAGCGCTTTCGACGGCCATCGCCAATCCGCTGACGCTTCCCTTCATCTGGGCCGGAACGTATGAGATGGGTGAACTAATGCTGGGGACCAATTCCAAAGACGGCGGCGCTCCCGTCGAGCTCGCGCATCTGTTCGACCCCCAAACCTTTCGCGATCTTTGGGGGCCGGTGCTGGAACCCATGCTCTTTGGCTCCCTCGCGCTCGGCTTGCCGGCGGCGATTGTAGCCTACGCCACGACACGCGTCGGTGTGGAGGTCTATCGGCGGCGGCGCCGAAAGCGTTTCGTTCGCCACCATGGGCAGGAAAGCTTGCCGCCGGCAGCCTGAGGGACGCTCACGATTGCGCCGCGGCAGATCTGAACTGGAGAGACGTGCATGATTATCGGTATCGGCAGCGACCTGATCGACATCCGGAGAGTGGAGAAGTCGCTTGAGCGCTTCGGCGAACGCTTCACGCACCGCTGCTTCACTGAAATCGAACGCAAAAAATCGGATGGCCGCAAAAACCGCGCAGCCTCCTATGCGAAGCGCTTCGCGGCCAAGGAGGCCTGTTCCAAGGCGCTCGGTACAGGGCTTGCGCAGGGCGTGTTCTGGAAGGACATGGGTGTCGTCAATCTGCCTGGCGGCAAGCCGACCATGCATCTCTCCGGCGGAGCAGGGGAGCGGCTGAAGGCGATGACGCCTGCCGGGCATGAAGCGCACATACACATCACCATTACCGACGACTTCCCGTTGGCCCAGGCATTCGTGATCATCGAAGCGCTGCCCCTCGCCGGCCGCCCCTGACGTGCGAAAGCTTGCCGTGCGTCATTTTTGCGGTCGCGATTTCAATTCGACCGAACATGCGCTAGAGAGGGCGCGGTCGTAGCACAAAAGGACAAAACAGGCGTGACAGAGAAGATCAAGAAGGCTGAAAGCGGCCTGTGGGAAAACGTCAAGGTCATCATACAGGCGCTCCTGCTCGCGGTCGTCATCCGAACCGTTCTGTTCCAGCCCTTCACGATTCCGTCGGGATCGATGATGCCGACGCTGCTTGTCGGCGACTATCTGTTCGTCAACAAGTTTTCCTACGGCTATTCCAAGTACTCGCTGCCGTTCTCGCCGGACCTGTTCTCCGGCCGCATCTTCGCAAGCGAGCCCGAGCGTGGCGACATTGCAGTTTTCCGCTTTCCGCCGAACCCGGACATCGACTACATCAAGCGCGTGATCGGTCTTCCGGGCGACCGCATTCAGGTCCGCGACAGCGTGCTGTACATCAATGATAAGCCGGTGCCGCGCCAGCCGAACGGCTTCTTCCGCGCTGACGACCAATATGACACCGGCGAGAACATTCCCGTTTTCCGCGAGACGCTGGACAACGACGTCTCCTTCGACACGCTCGACACCCGTATCGGCACGGTCGGCGACAATACCCGCGAGTTCATCGTTCCCGAAGGCCACTACTTCATGATGGGCGACAACCGGGACAATTCCGCGGACAGCCGTTTTGACGTCGGTTTCGTGCCCGCTGAGAATCTGATCGGCCGCGCCAGCCTGATCTTCTTTTCGCTCGGCAACGACACCGCCTTCCGTGAAGTCTGGAAGTGGCCGGCAAACCTGCGCTGGGATCGGCTCTTCAAGGTCGTCGAATGAAATCGGCGAAGCCGCTGAACGAGGAAAACCGCCTCCGCTTGGAGGCGGCGATCGGCTATGCCTTCACAAGCAAGGAGCGGCTTGACCGGGCGATTACCCACGCCAGTGCCCGGCCGGCCAAAGGCAGCAACTACGAGCGGCTTGAGTTCCTGGGTGACCGGGTGCTCGGCCTTTGCGTCGCCGAGCTGCTCTTTCAGACTTTTCGCGAAGCGAGCGAGGGTGAACTCTCGGTGCGTCTCAACCAACTGGTCAGCGCCGAGACCTGCGCCAAGGTTGCCGACGAACTCGGCCTGCACCAGTTCATTCGAACCGGTCAGGATGTCAAGAAATTGACCGGCAAGCCGATGTTGAACGTAAGGGCCGATGTGGTGGAGGCGCTGATCGGGGCAATCTATCTTGACGGCGGCCTGGAAGCGGCGAGGGGCTTCATCCTGCGCAACTGGCAGAACCGGGCGAAAGCAGAGCATGGTGGCCGGCGCGACGCCAAGACCGAACTGCAGGAGTGGGCGCATGCCAACTTCGCCACGACGCCAGTCTACCGCATAGACGGACGCTCCGGCCCGGATCACGATCCCCGTTTCACGGTCACGGTGGAGATCGCAGGCGTGATGCCGGCAACCGGTACCGAGCGCTCCAAGCGGGCGGCCGAGCAGGTGGCGGCGCAGAATGTCCTGGAGCGAGAAGGTATTTGGCGGAAGACCGATATTTGAGCCAACCGCGCCGCGCGCCCTGAAAGTAGACGGCGCGGGTTCGCGAAACAACTCCCGAAATGATTTGAGTGCGGCTGCGACCTGTGCGCATCATGCGACAGACAGTGAGCTGCAAGAGCAATGGAACGATCATGACAGAACAAGAACAAGAACACGACGTCGCCGACACCGGCAGCTCGACCCGTTCCGGCTTCGTGGCGCTGATCGGCGCGACCAATGCGGGGAAGTCGACGCTGGTCAACCGGCTGGTCGGCGCCAAAGTCTCGATCGTCAGCCACAAGGTGCAGACGACACGGGCGATCGTGCGCGGTATTGCCATCCACGATAACGCCCAGATCGTCTTCATGGATACGCCCGGTATTTTCAAGCCGCGCCGGAGGCTCGACCGCGCCATGGTCACGACCGCCTGGGGTGGCGCGAAGGACGCGGACCAGATCATGTTCCTGATCGACAGCGAGCGGGGCCTGAAGGGTGACGCGGAGAAGATTCTCGAAGCGCTGAAGGAAGTGCACCAGCCGAAAATCCTCGTGCTCAACAAGATCGACCGGGTCTCCCCGGAGGATCTGTTGAAGCTGGCGAAGGCTGCAAACGATGTCGTGCCATTCGAGCGGACTTTCATGATTTCGGCGTTGAACGGGTCCGGCTGCAAAGACGCGATGGATTATCTGGCGAAGGCGTTGCCGGAAGGTCCCTGGTACTATCCCGAGGACCAGATTTCCGACCTGCCGATGCGCCAGCTTGCTGCCGAGATTACCCGCGAAAAGCTGTTCCTGCGTTTGCACCAGGAGCTTCCCTATTCCTCGCACGTCGAGACGGAGAAGTGGGAGGAGCGCAAGGACGGGTCCGTCCGCATCGAGCAGGTGATCTATGTCGAGCGCGACAGCCAGAAGAAGATTGCACTCGGCAAGAACGGCGAGGCAATCAAGGCCATCTCCATGGCCTCGCGCAAGGAGCTGTCCGAGATCCTCGAACAGCCGGTGCACCTGTTTCTGTTCGTCAAGGTTCGCGAGAACTGGGGCGACGACCCGGAGCGTTTCCGGGAAATGGGCCTCGAATTCCCGCGATAGCCGTGACGCCTCAAGCGCCGCTCGCGGTCCTGGCGGCCGGTGATTGGCCAGCGGCCGCTTTCGCCTGTTTCATCAGCCGCTGCATCGCCCAGATGCCGAGATCCTCGGCCGTCAGTGGCTGGCTGATGAGATAACCCTGGTAGAGATCGCACCCGGCAGCTGCAAGTAGCGCCATCTTCTCCGTCGTATCGACACCTTCTGCCACGACCTGCATGTCCTGCGCGTGGCAGAGCGCGATCAGCGCGCGCAGTGTCGGGAGAGCGGCGCCATCCGTCAGGCTTTCGACCAGCACTCGGTCGAGCTTGATCGTCTCTGCCGGGTAATCGATGATCTGCTGGACAGATGTATAACCGGCGCCGAAATCGTCGATGGAAA encodes:
- the era gene encoding GTPase Era — encoded protein: MTEQEQEHDVADTGSSTRSGFVALIGATNAGKSTLVNRLVGAKVSIVSHKVQTTRAIVRGIAIHDNAQIVFMDTPGIFKPRRRLDRAMVTTAWGGAKDADQIMFLIDSERGLKGDAEKILEALKEVHQPKILVLNKIDRVSPEDLLKLAKAANDVVPFERTFMISALNGSGCKDAMDYLAKALPEGPWYYPEDQISDLPMRQLAAEITREKLFLRLHQELPYSSHVETEKWEERKDGSVRIEQVIYVERDSQKKIALGKNGEAIKAISMASRKELSEILEQPVHLFLFVKVRENWGDDPERFREMGLEFPR